One Bacillota bacterium genomic window, AGTGGCAGCCTTAAATGGAGCCCCTGGTGTTCACTCCCATAGGTTTGCCGGACCCCAGCAAGACGATGCCGCCAATAATGCCTTACTGCTAAAAAAACTCGCGGGTTTGCCGCCGGAGCAACGCCAAGCCCAATTCCGGACAGTATTAGCCTTAGTGTTAGAGCCGGGCCGAGAGTGCACAGTGGAAGGCATCTGCAGCGGCTTCATTGCCGAAAGTGGGCGTGGCTGCGGCGGCTTCGGCTACGACCCGTTGTTTTATCTGCCGACTTTCCATCGTACCATGGCCGAGCTTACAGTAGAAGAGAAAAACAGCGTCAGCCATCGGGGACAAGCTATCGCCAAACTGCGTCGCTTGCTGGAAAAACTAGACAGCGAAGATTAGCAGGGGATAGAC contains:
- a CDS encoding XTP/dITP diphosphatase, which codes for MTGPVLVIATKNMNKVAEFRAGLAGLGFNILSLTDFPNCPEIEEDGATFAANALKKARTAFSLTGYPSLADDSGLEVAALNGAPGVHSHRFAGPQQDDAANNALLLKKLAGLPPEQRQAQFRTVLALVLEPGRECTVEGICSGFIAESGRGCGGFGYDPLFYLPTFHRTMAELTVEEKNSVSHRGQAIAKLRRLLEKLDSED